A region from the Drosophila ananassae strain 14024-0371.13 chromosome 2L, ASM1763931v2, whole genome shotgun sequence genome encodes:
- the LOC6499662 gene encoding HEAT repeat-containing protein 5B isoform X2, with amino-acid sequence MENLNFARTPQFLRKVIYEARRSFIHSDSAATASAAPDPEEEASSEMELAHTLTLNEEALKQLPEHKRPVFELEWLRYLEKALPTVAKSEIKASQKKLVQQLSERIQGAPGPPMRKLIASALATLFSVGDTFMLFDTVNACNDILKNKDDSPSYLPTKLAAICVLGSMYEKLGRMMGRTYEDTVQILIRTLRNAESQARIEIMHTLEKVSAGMGTAIANVHKDIYKAAKHCLLDRVMAVRVAAARCILKMIYSAPFLYQTELESLGTLCFRAFDGSNYEVRCAVAQLLGTLLAYTQQLAELATGKKKQTQAAALQAAKGANQRLVSLDEALGILMSGFLRGGASFLKGTGEIIKGSSGVNREVRVGVTHAYVVFVQFMGSVWLERQLSTFLAHVLDLVANPKAACSHVDAVYSRKCINFILRSTIGKMLGEKAQSAACKELVHLVAKQMNSIDFNPENAKDSNQETLFSQHLLVCALQELSSLLIGLGTTAQNLLGDQSLQAIDATCAVLVHPCAAARLAAAWCLRCACVAVPGQITPLIDRFVEAIEQMRSSPEAVAGYSCALAAILGSVRYSPLGIPHTKGKVVFNCAEELLRSASQNSRMSLHRTQAGWLLIGAIMTLGSPVVKGLLPRMLLLWRNSFPRSNKELESEKARGDAFTWQVTLEGRAGALSVMHSFLLNCPDLVTEDITRRLLTPIESALAMLVNLATVLKSYGTQLKAPAAMVRLRLFETLTLLPPTALEASYTHLLRMLVSEFTLSDNAANTTNSLLRTLCHGDDSIILGTWLQETNHRTIEDQMEPNRKVDGEHLQPNSAAGSGALEHDPCCLYRPNWSAQGTGSTASGTVAASTSGGAIVGSTTNIQLISKAQQCPGPLPLGVAVIDMAVTLFGTIFPKVANKHRLQMLEHFAECIRQAKSSRQEAVQMNIFTALLCALKNLTDSKTSLGQEDVRKSATALIVASLTSSNSTIRCAAGEALGRLAQVVGDSHFTAELAQNSFDKLKSARDVVTRTGHSHALGCLHRYVGGMGSSQHLSTSVSILLALGQDSASPVVQAWSLYALAQIADSGGPMFRGYVDATLTLSLKLLLTVPHAHVDVHQCVGRVVNALITTVGPELQGGVASMRGSFLCSAALLQAHSDPLVQAEAIGCLQQLHLFACKSLQLEELVPTLVGMLASNYFILRKAAVSCLRQLAHREAKEVCELALTINAEQLPDLVITEYGLPGLLFSLLDTETDAEMLRNIHDTLTSMLQMLAADNLSSWLSLCKNVLTVAVEGGLNDDAAAAEQAKGKEGGGDQEDDDDEEEYADDVTEYRAEENTSTHPAVQPRWPTRVFAAQCVRRIIASCEAASAVHFDLLQAKEQQLIRSRGDYLILHLAELIRMSFMAATSDSDQLRLEGLRTLQEIIDRFANIPEPEFPGHLLLEQFQAQVGAALRPAFAPDTPSHVTAAACEVCSAWIGSGVARDIGDLRRVHQLLVSSLSKLSSKTNSTQLYNESMATLEKLSILKAWAEVYIVAMLSNGKAPASLLNLQSQESGIQSLTNVDADQDLPDSRGESLLGLVQPELHNLSTHWLSAMKDHALLLLPAEFQSQLPHDGGAFYTTDTINSSKPHYMASWPPILYASALWLRDEGFARHLDTDETTAESNNNQITHGSLSADRFHMIFGICMEALCSMRSSERPRNIISCLRSLHSIFDSDWARRQLVKDRALTIELCHVLHRQILTRDELLVQLLCVEILKQTIRAAREDLERKRDDNANSEDEKRGERLGEDDSMQPGSSHVYAVLEVCLCLFVRQIPSMNPTRQGSGLQLDFSYAKMATGTSFFSVLGDDNGLLVASGLQCVEQLLDLCTPKGALAILPTVLYMTTSIVKEIANKSSIDSTILANTSAVKAALQCLRSVCVHKWAKVEESSEEWQQLLQSALATIVDLTKTAGDNEERRVDEVTMLLAIAVFILHTPAAVVATPSLQYPCINHFRQCLQSEHMSVKLRCIETTRSIFAHADLKTATPYIHALAPRIIESLYAESSKAPSNELELQVTLESIVTVEQLIDLAEPQHHIQMLTLLVPVLIGFLSEPCRLRTLPKYQRQLHDQALQWLLKIGPKYPKEFKALMGQTPELRQKLEAAIRSQQQSINIAQKASEAQRSGLLAKPQKPTIKLKTDFSNFQ; translated from the exons atgGAAAACTTAAACTTTGCACGCACGCCGCAGTTTCTGCGCAAAGTTATCTACGAGGCGCGCAg ATCGTTTATTCACAGCGACTCTGCCGCCACCGCATCCGCCGCCCCAGACCCCGAGGAGGAGGCATCGTCCGAGATGGAACTCGCCCACACACTGACCCTGAACGAGGAGGCCCTCAAGCAGCTGCCGGAGCACAAGCGTCCTGTCTTCGAGCTGGAATGGCTGCGCTACCTAGAGAAGGCTCTGCCCACGGTGGCCAAGTCCGAGATAAAGGCCAGCCAGAAGAAGCTGGTCCAGCAGCTCTCCGAGCGGATCCAGGGAGCACCAGGACCGCCCATGCGCAAGCTCATCGCCAGTGCCCTGGCCACGCTCTTCTCGGTGGGAGACACCTTCATGCTCTTCGACACCGTCAACGCCTGCAATGACATCCTCAAGAACAAGGACGACTCCCCCAGCTATCTCCCAACCAAGCT CGCCGCCATTTGCGTTCTGGGCTCCATGTACGAGAAGCTGGGCAGGATGATGGGTCGCACCTACGAGGACACTGTCCAGATCCTGATACGCACGCTGCGAAACGCCGAGTCACAGGCTCGCATCGAGATCATGCACACCCTGGAGAAGGTGAGCGCCGGCATGGGCACTGCCATCGCCAACGTTCACAAGGACATCTACAAGGCGGCCAAGCACTGCCTCCTGGACCGAGTAATGGCTGTTCGCGTGGCCGCTGCGCGCTGCATCCTGAAGATGATCTACAGTGCCCCGTTCCTCTACCAAACAGAACTGGAGAGCTTGGGAACCCTGTGCTTCCGGGCCTTCGACGGAAGCAACTACGAGGTGCGCTGCGCCGTGGCCCAGCTCCTGGGCACTCTTCTGGCGTACACCCAGCAACTGGCTGAGCTGGCCACTGGGAAGAAGAAACAGACCCAGGCGGCGGCTCTCCAGGCAGCCAAGGGAGCCAACCAGCGTCTAGTGTCGTTGGACGAAGCACTCGGAATTCTGATGTCTGGATTCCTGCGAGGAGGAGCCTCTTTTCTCAAAGGAACTGGAGAGATCATCAAGGGCAGCTCGGGTGTCAACCGGGAAGTGCGAGTGGGTGTCACCCACGCCTATGTGGTCTTCGTCCAGTTTATGGGGAGTGTGTGGTTGGAGCGCCAACTGAGCACTTTCCTTGCCCATGTCCTCGATCTGGTGGCCAATCCCAAGGCGGCCTGCTCCCATGTGGATGCAGTGTACTCCCGGAAATGCATCAACTTCATTCTCCGCTCCACCATCGGCAAGATGCTGGGCGAGAAGGCGCAAAGCGCCGCCTGCAAGGAACTCGTTCATTTGGTCGCCAAGCAGATGAACTCGATCGACTTCAATCCGGAGAACGCCAAGGACTCCAACCAGGAGACTCTGTTCAGTCAGCACTTGCTGGTGTGTGCCCTGCAGGAGCTGAGTTCGCTTCTGATCGGATTGGGCACGACCGCCCAGAATCTGTTAGGAGACCAATCCCTGCAGGCCATCGACGCCACatgtgcggtcttggtgcacCCGTGTGCCGCTGCCCGGCTGGCCGCCGCCTGGTGCCTGAGGTGTGCCTGCGTAGCGGTCCCTGGGCAGATCACGCCGTTGATCGATCGCTTTGTCGAGGCCATCGAGCAGATGCGATCCTCGCCAGAGGCAGTCGCCGGATATAGCTGCGCTTTGGCGGCCATTTTGGGAAGTGTGCGCTACTCGCCCCTGGGCATTCCTCACACCAAGGGAAAAGTGGTCTTCAACTGTGCGGAGGAACTGCTGCGTTCCGCTTCCCAGAATAGCCGCATGTCGCTGCACCGCACCCAGGCCGGATGGCTGTTGATCGGAGCCATCATGACCCTGGGATCGCCAGTCGTCAAGGGTTTGTTGCCGCGGATGCTTCTTCTGTGGCGCAACTCCTTCCCGAGATCCAACAAGGAGCTGGAGTCGGAGAAAGCCCGCGGTGATGCGTTCACCTGGCAGGTTACCCTGGAGGGCAGGGCGGGAGCACTGTCGGTGATGCACAGTTTCCTTTTGAACTGTCCCGACCTCGTCACCGAGGACATCACTCGCCGCCTGCTGACGCCCATCGAGAGTGCCCTAGCGATGCTGGTCAA TTTGGCCACTGTCCTGAAGAGCTACGGCACCCAGTTGAAGGCACCGGCCGCCATGGTGCGACTTCGCCTCTTTGAGACCCTCACGCTGCTGCCCCCCACTGCTTTGGAGGCCTCCTACACCCATCTCCTCCGCATGCTCGTTTCGGAGTTCACCCTTTCGGACAACGCAGCTAACACTACCAACTCGCTGCTGCGAACGCTGTGTCATGGTGATGATTCCATTATCCTGGGCACTTGGCTGCAGGAGACCAACCATCGCACCATCGAGGACCAG ATGGAGCCCAATCGCAAAGTCGATGGCGAGCAT TTGCAACCAAATAGCGCTGCTGGATCGGGAGCCTTGGAACACGATCCCTGCTGCTTATACCGTCCCAACTGGTCAGCCCAAGGAACCGGATCCACGGCAAGTGGTACTGTGGCAGCTTCAACGTCCGGCGGAGCCATCGTCGGCTCCACCACCAACATCCAACTGATCAGCAAGGCGCAGCAGTGTCCCGGGCCATTGCCTCTTGGAGTGGCCGTGATTGACATGGCGGTGACCCTCTTCGGAACCATTTTCCCCAAGGTAGCCAACAAGCATCGTCTGCAAATGCTGGAGCACTTCGCCGAGTGCATCCGCCAGGCGAAGAGCAGTCGCCAGGAAGCCGTCCAGATGAACATCTTCACGGCCCTGCTCTGCGCTCTGAAGAATCTGACGGACAGCAAGACCAGTTTGGGCCAAGAGGACGTCCGCAAGAGTGCCACAGCCCTGATAGTTGCCTCGCTCACCAGTTCCAACTCGACCATTCGCTGTGCAGCCGGAGAAGCCCTGGGCAGACTGGCCCAGGTGGTGGGAGACTCGCACTTCACAGCGGAACTGGCGCAGAACAGCTTCGACAAGCTGAAGTCGGCGAGGGATGTTGTCACAAGGACGGGGCATTCGCACGCTCTGGGATGCCTGCATCGCTATGTTGGTGGCATGGGCTCATCGCAGCACTTGAGCACCAGTGTCTCCATCCTATTGGCCCTGGGCCAGGACAGTGCCTCGCCGGTGGTGCAGGCTTGGTCCCTATACGCCCTCGCCCAAATAGCCGACTCCGGAGGACCCATGTTCCGGGGCTATGTGGATGCCACGTTGACCCTTAGCCTGAAGCTCTTGCTCACTGTTCCGCACGCCCATGTGGATGTCCATCAGTGCGTGGGTCGTGTGGTTAATGCCTTGATCACCACCGTGGGACCGGAACTGCAAGGCGGTGTGGCCAGCATGCGAGGATCCTTCCTGTGCTCGGCAGCACTGCTCCAGGCCCACTCGGATCCCTTGGTCCAAGCCGAAGCTATCGGGTGCCTGCAGCAGCTCCACTTGTTTGCCTGCAAGTCGCtgcagctggaggagctggTGCCCACACTGGTCGGCATGCTGGCCAGCAATTATTTCATCCTTCGGAAGGCAGCCGTGTCCTGTCTTCGCCAGCTGGCTCACCGGGAAGCCAAGGAAGTGTGCGAACTAGCTCTGACCATTAATGCGGAGCAGCTGCCGGACTTGGTGATCACCGAGTACGGACTGCCGGGACTACTCTTCTCGCTGCTGGACACCGAAACTGACGCCGAGATGCTCCGGAACATCCACGACACTCTCACCTCCATGCTGCAAATGCTGGCTGCGGACAACCTCAGCTCGTGGCTGAGCCTCTGCAAGAACGTCCTGACAGTGGCCGTCGAGGGAGGTCTCAACGACGATGCGGCGGCGGCAGAGCAGGCGAAGGGCAAGGAGGGCGGCGGAGATCaggaggacgacgacgacgaggaggagtATGCCGATGATGTGACCGAATATCGTGCCGAGGAAAACACATCCACCCATCCGGCAGTGCAGCCCCGGTGGCCCACCAGAGTGTTCGCCGCTCAGTGCGTTCGGAGGATCATCGCCAGCTGTGAGGCGGCCAGCGCCGTGCACTTTGACCTGCTCCAGGCCAAGGAGCAGCAGCTGATTCGCTCGCGCGGGGACTACCTCATTCTTCACCTGGCGGAGCTCATTCGTATGTCCTTCATGGCGGCCACCTCTGACTCGGATCAGCTGCGATTAGAGGGGTTGCGCACGCTCCAGGAGATCATCGACCGGTTCGCCAACATCCCTGAGCCCGAGTTCCCCGGTCATCTTCTCCTGGAGCAGTTCCAGGCCCAGGTGGGCGCCGCTTTGCGACCCGCTTTCGCTCCGGACACTCCGTCTCATGTGACGGCAGCCGCCTGTGAAGTGTGCTCCGCTTGGATCGGCTCCGGGGTGGCCCGCGACATTGGGGACTTGCGGCGGGTGCACCAGCTACTCGTGAGCTCCCTGAGCAAGCTGTCGTCCAAAACGAACAGCACCCAGCTGTACAACGAGTCCATGGCCACCCTGGAAAAGCTGAGCATCCTGAAGGCCTGGGCCGAGGTCTACATCGTGGCCATGCTGAGCAACGGAAAGGCGCCGGCTTCGCTGCTGAACCTGCAGTCGCAAGAGTCGGGGATCCAATCCCTGACCAATGTGGATGCGGATCAAGATCTGCCCGACAGCAGGGGCGAAAGTCTCTTGGGCCTGGTGCAGCCGGAGCTTCACAATCTCTCCACCCACTGGCTGAGCGCAATGAAGGACCACGCCCTGTTGCTACTCCCGGCCGAGTTCCAGTCCCAGCTGCCCCATGATGGGGGAGCTTTCTACACCACGGACACGATCAACTCCTCGAAACCCCACTACATGGCCAGTTGGCCACCCATCCTGTACGCCTCTGCGCTTTGGTTGAGGGACGAGGGCTTCGCCCGGCATCTGGACACCGATGAGACCACTGCGGAATCGAACAACAACCAGATCACCCACGGATCTCTATCAGCGGACCGATTCCACATGATCTTCGGCATCTGCATGGAGGCTCTGTGCAGCATGAGGAGCTCCGAACGGCCGAGGAACATTATTAGTTGCCTGAGATCCCTACACAGCATCTTCGATTCGGATTGGGCCAGGAGGCAGCTGGTCAAGGATCGCGCACTCACCATAGAACTGTGCCACGTGCTGCACAGGCAGATCCTGACCAGGGATGAGCTGCTCGTCCAACTACTCTGCGTGGAAATACTGAAGCAGACAATAAGGGCGGCTCGCGAGGATCTGGAGAGGAAGCGGGACGACAACGCCAACTCAGAGGACGAGAAGAGAGGAGAGCGACTGGGCGAGGACGACTCTATGCAGCCGGGCAGCTCCCACGTCTACGCAGTCCTGGAGGTCTGTCTGTGCTTATTCGTGCGCCAGATTCCCAGCATGAATCCCACACGGCAGGGATCCGGCCTCCAGCTGGACTTCTCGTACGCCAAAATGGCCACCGGCACTTCGTTCTTCTCGGTGCTGGGCGACGACAATGGTCTTCTGGTGGCCAGTGGGCTGCAGTGCGTCGAACAGTTGCTGGACTTGTGCACGCCCAAGGGCGCCCTGGCCATTCTGCCCACCGTCCTCTACATGACCACCAGCATCGTCAAGGAGATCGCCAACAAATCGTCCATTGATAGCACCATTCTGGCCAACACAAGCGCCGTGAAGGCTGCCCTGCAGTGTCTGCGATCCGTTTGTGTCCACAAGTGGGCCAAGGTGGAGGAGTCGTCGGAGGAGTGGCAGCAGTTGCTCCAAAGCGCACTGGCCACCATTGTCGACTTGACGAAGACCGCCGGCGACAATGAGGAGAGAAGGGTTGACGAGGTCACCATGCTGCTGGCCATCGCTGTCTTCATCCTGCACACGCCCGCCGCTGTCGTGGCCACGCCCTCGCTGCAGTATCCCTGCATCAACCACTTCCGGCAGTGCCTGCAGTCGGAGCACATGTCCGTGAAGCTGCGATGCATCGAAACCACTCGCTCCATCTTCGCCCACGCGGACCTGAAGACAGCCACGCCCTATATCCACGCCCTGGCCCCCAGGATCATCGAGTCGCTGTACGCGGAGTCCAGCAAAGCGCCATCCAACGAGCTGGAACTCCAGGTCACCCTGGAGAGCATAGTCACCGTGGAGCAGCTGATTGATCTGGCAGAGCCCCAACACC ACATCCAAATGCTGACGCTGCTGGTGCCCGTACTTATCGGATTCCTGTCCGAGCCATGTCGATTGAGGACGCTGCCCAAGTACCAGAGACAGTTGCACGACCAGGCGCTGCAATGGCTGCTGAAGATCGGTCCCAAGTACCCCAAGGAGTTCAAGGCCCTGATGGGCCAGACGCCGGAGCTGCGCCAGAAACTGGAGGCCGCCATCCGCAGCCAGCAGCAGTCGATTAACATCGCCCAGAAGGCGTCCGAGGCCCAGAGGAGCGGCCTGCTGGCCAAGCCACAGAAGCCCACGATCAAGCTGAAAACGGACTTCAGCAACTTCCAATAA